The following nucleotide sequence is from Glycine max cultivar Williams 82 chromosome 9, Glycine_max_v4.0, whole genome shotgun sequence.
aaaatttctaaaatattttttctttttttcttcataaaattataatgtctttttttttttcctaagcaAGGTTTGATTGCATGTGAATTTACTATCATAATTTTCCACATGGATCATCGATGTACGTAAGTTTAGATGATATTGTTTTGGACATAAAAATGacacattataattttatgagaatgaaaaattaacaaaaaaatttacaggaacaaaatttgaattttgtcaattttatttaattttttctaaataaaaaatattttttatccttattgTCATGATATTTGTTAACTATTCATTTGCTTGATAGAAAATCAAGTAATAAAATCTCAGATATAATGCATATTATTGTCTTTCGGATATCATGtcagtattttatattttgggaatcatattcatatacataaattattttgtgagGGTAATAATCATactatgaattaattttttatattatattttaaactatggAGGCAATTTATAAATacacatatattatatattaagaaaatattaaaagtttatgGGGGGCAATTGCATCCAGTGTGCAACAAATAGATCCGTTCCCGTCAGtatgtaatgtttttttttaaaaaaattagatccttaaaataaatattatttatctatctataaAGGAATGTTAGGGATAGGAAAAATAGTTATTTCAAATGTAGTATGAAAAACCTAGTGGTTAATTTTATGAGTCTAGATGATTTAAACTAATATTTCCACTATCCATGTGACATGTCTACATTTCAGAATATGTTACTTTTCTgtgatattttatgatttagtaTGGTTATTTTTGTATAGTGCACTTGTAGTGAAAATTTCGTTACGTGTTTGCAATAGTTTTCTTTTTGTGActgcaaaataaataatatgttgGTAGAAATTGAATGCATGAAGTTTCATACTCCAATAATTTTCTAGGTTGTTAAATTGTCAATAGTGTTAAAAATCTACTGCAACCGTCAAACACAAATCATCAAAACAATTTTAGAGCCAATAGTCTAGACTTCAAACATGATTTGATTGGATGTCAGTTTGTATTTTGCACCATTGAATTTTGTCCCTGGGAATCTATTGCTTCAAATATTGTTTAACCGTATTATATacagtatttttaatttttatttttcaattcttaaagcaatacaaattaaaatacgaaCAAAAACTCTTCATATATATTTAGCACAGTTACGTATCATTTATTCTATGTGCTAAATATTACttgtctctttttttaaaagactcaattatcttttttaaaaaaattataacacttAGTTACctagtttattataattaaagaaaataattaatttagtcgataaattataacatttttatcaacaataactcgttttttaaatgttattctCTCTTaggatttgaatttttattgtttgttaattataaattttatatatgttgttttATAGTCATATCAATACTtatgatttttcatatttttaatattctttttatattgtCAAGTCCGTGTCATGTCCActaccaaaaaaagaaagttcctgTCGTTTcaaataattgttttcttttctagatcaaaattcacttttaacCCTCCCATATGCACTTTCTAAATCTGCTGCCCCTATATCCATcagtttacttttttaattcaaCATTTTCTCCTTATTGGGCAAAATAAAGGAGAAGAACTAAGAAGATTGGAGCACAGTAAGTAGAATGAAAATTTAGTGACTTAAGGAATGTACAGAAAACAaagtaaaaagttaatatatatatatatatatatatatatatatatatatatatatatatatatatatatatatatatatatatatatatctaaacTTGCTTTTAATTTCCACAATGTAACAAATTGTCAGATACAGTTACATAGTGGTCTATATGCTAATGCTATACTGTTGGAAGGTAAAATCCAACTTTCAAGTAATAAGGTAAAGCCCCTACACTAGAAATAATTAAGGTAAGGACCTACCAATGGACTGAACATAGTTTTACACTTAAGAATCTCAGCATAAGttctgataaataaaataaaatcatatgcatgcaacataaatatattacaacttacaagttacaacaaaTATTCTTTATCTGAAGTAATCTCCTGCGCTTGCAGTGATGTTAGAAACCATTGTATTCTGCTGTGGCACATTCTCAGACTTCTTGTTGAGGTTATATGGTGCTGCATTCATCACCCTGCATGGACAAAAACTCCTtagactcttttttttcttcatccaaTCATAATGATAACAATTACCTGGGTATATAGTATCACTGATATTTAACTTCCAAATATGAGAGGAATTGAGAAATGCGAGAAACACACAATCTAACACACTCTTATTGGCTGAATTTTATTGGAAATCACAAAAATAtgtaggtcccaaatcttattTATTGATTCTCTCTcctaattttgttgtttttagtaaattttaactaataaaagagTGTGTTCTAGCACTCATGGAATTATTTCCTCCTCTTCCATCAGCCTCATTTATCATTATACCAATATAGAGGAAAACAAGCACTACTGACAATAAAAGTCGAGAACCAAACAAATAGACAATCCATTTACGATAAGAAATCAACATGTTTGAACAGTTAAATGATGATGACATTTTACAAGGCTATAGTAATAACCATTTTTCTTGTGGAGATATAGAAACCATGTATAGACTAACCTTTCCTTGCGCTTCTCCAAAAATCGAGCTAATGATGCCTTGCGAGCCTGTGGCACAGCTGCATACAGATAAAATGTCAACTTCATTTAGCAAAACCTTCTGATTGTAGAATCATTTACAATGATCAAACATAGATAACTTTAGAGTGCAAAGAAATGCATCCcttttcattataaatttttaatacccCCAAGCAAAAGAATAATGTGAAGATCTAAAGAAACATTAAGTAGCAAGAAACTACATTGCCACCATACCTGATGTTAGCATGGTAGTTGTGTTGACTACTTTCGGAGTCTCCACTTTGTTAACAGAGGAAGTGGTACCTCCAGATGTTTTAGCTGCGAGAAACTCATCATTGCTACTTGAACCACTCCCTGACGGTGAACCAGTATGTGAAGAAACAGATGAAGGACTTGAAAGACCGGAGCAGGGTGGTATGGGTTGACTAACAGGCACACCATCACCTACTGCCAACTTCAAGCAGGGCGCCTGAACATTGGGTGATGCCTCATTAGAACCAGCTGATAAGCCATTCCCAGCCAACAACATGATAGCTTGTGCCTGACAAAAATGGTCAAATTTAAGCTTTAACCATGAGATGTATGCCCCCTTTAcacttaatttgtttatttattacagATGGCGcaaaatataagagaaaataCCTTCTCAGGGGAGATATCTTCAAAGACATTCACAGTGCCCGCATAGAAGATTGTAAGTTTAGGAGCAGGTACGGATGGTTTCACGCTGTTCAAAATATGCAAATTAGAGACAAACAAGTTTGTTCACTTCACTCAAATCATTTCTCTAGACAAATGGTTGAAGCACAAAAAAAGAAGTACCGTGTTTCGGTCATTCCAGCAACAGCACCAACAATGGGATGAACTGAATGAGGCACCGTAACAGGTATTCCTCCGAGTAGTGGTTGCTTCACAGTAGCAACATTCATATTCTGACCAACAGTTGCAAAATGATTCTTTAGGGATGGATGTCCCATGGAAACTGAAATTGCTTGATTGGGAACTGAAAACATCTTCATACCATGAGGATGGTTCACAGAATTCACCTAATGCACAGGGTATGGAGTCAGAGAAAAATGAATGCCACCTTGTCCATCATGATTGACAGATTTCTaagtaataagaaaaatacaatCAAGTGAATGAAACAAATGTATCATAAAGATGTTTGAACCAACAGACATGAGATAGTGCAAAACGTCCTAAAGCTAGGTTAAGATCTAAAGGTCGATTTTATAATTCAGAAAGACtagtaaaactaattaaatatgataCGCAGATCTATATCAAAATTACATTAACAAAAGGTTTTCCTCTTAAACCACATATTGGACTCAAAATTGAAATACCAATCTGAACACAATGGAGTCATCTGATCTGCTAAGAGTGAATATGTTTTGCTCACTTCACTTTAGTGAACGTAAAGCCTAATAAACTGAATGTTGTGCTAACTTGCAATTTTGAACAAATACACAAAAACTGAGAAAAGGTGTATTATTTAAACCTGAGGAGGATTGAATGACATCAAAAGAGGATGGACATATACTTTGTTCATGAAGGGCCATTTT
It contains:
- the LOC100799314 gene encoding protein TIFY 6B, whose amino-acid sequence is MERDFLGLSSKEPLAMMKEEMNIDIGSKDTGFTNGAVVKWPFMNKVYVHPLLMSFNPPQVNSVNHPHGMKMFSVPNQAISVSMGHPSLKNHFATVGQNMNVATVKQPLLGGIPVTVPHSVHPIVGAVAGMTETRVKPSVPAPKLTIFYAGTVNVFEDISPEKAQAIMLLAGNGLSAGSNEASPNVQAPCLKLAVGDGVPVSQPIPPCSGLSSPSSVSSHTGSPSGSGSSSNDEFLAAKTSGGTTSSVNKVETPKVVNTTTMLTSAVPQARKASLARFLEKRKERVMNAAPYNLNKKSENVPQQNTMVSNITASAGDYFR